A window from Armatimonas rosea encodes these proteins:
- a CDS encoding aldo/keto reductase encodes MQYTRLGRTGLRVSRLCLGTMNFGPQTSPEDSFAIMDRALELGINFWDTADVYGWKLGERITEKIMGDYFAQGGGRREKVVLATKAYNKVGEWPNEGRLSKLRIKKGCEDSLKAMKTDYVDLFQMHHIDRDCPWDECWEAMEQLVREGKVLYIGSSNFGGWHLAAAQENAKRRNFLGLVSEQSLYNLNARTVELEVIPACEHYGLGLIPWSPLGGGLLGGILQKPTEGRRAGIKLDEALTAKITAWEALCAGMGEKPADVALAWLLSNKIVTAPIIGPRDTAQLDGSLRALEIQLSAETLKKLDEIFPPVGKGGPAPEAYAW; translated from the coding sequence ATGCAATATACCCGTTTAGGACGAACCGGGCTGCGTGTCTCGCGGCTCTGTTTAGGGACGATGAACTTTGGGCCACAGACCAGCCCGGAGGACTCGTTTGCCATCATGGACCGCGCGCTGGAGCTGGGCATCAACTTCTGGGACACCGCCGATGTCTACGGCTGGAAGCTGGGCGAGCGCATCACCGAGAAGATCATGGGCGACTACTTCGCCCAAGGCGGTGGCCGCCGCGAGAAGGTGGTCTTGGCGACCAAGGCCTACAATAAAGTGGGCGAGTGGCCCAACGAAGGCCGCCTCTCCAAGCTGCGCATCAAGAAGGGCTGCGAGGATAGCCTCAAGGCCATGAAGACCGACTACGTCGATCTGTTTCAGATGCACCATATCGACCGGGACTGCCCCTGGGACGAGTGCTGGGAGGCGATGGAGCAGCTTGTGCGCGAGGGGAAAGTGCTCTACATCGGCTCATCGAACTTCGGCGGCTGGCACCTCGCGGCGGCGCAGGAGAACGCCAAGCGGCGCAACTTCCTGGGCCTCGTCAGCGAGCAGAGCCTCTACAACCTCAATGCCCGCACGGTGGAGCTCGAAGTGATCCCCGCCTGCGAGCACTACGGCCTCGGCCTGATCCCTTGGAGCCCCCTAGGCGGCGGTCTGCTCGGCGGGATTCTCCAGAAACCGACCGAGGGACGGCGCGCAGGGATCAAGCTCGACGAGGCCCTGACCGCCAAGATTACCGCCTGGGAGGCGCTCTGCGCGGGCATGGGTGAGAAGCCCGCAGATGTCGCCCTCGCCTGGCTCCTGAGCAATAAGATCGTCACCGCCCCGATTATCGGACCGCGTGATACCGCCCAGCTCGACGGGAGCCTGCGCGCGCTGGAGATCCAGCTCTCGGCCGAGACCCTCAAGAAGCTCGACGAGATCTTCCCACCGGTCGGCAAGGGCGGCCCCGCCCCCGAGGCCTACGCCTGGTAA
- a CDS encoding vWA domain-containing protein, producing the protein MDDKALQDRLSGALLRLRARQPFFAALALFAGSALSDAVPTAATDGRRIFWNREFLAGLKSDEVDGVLLHEVLHAALLHVTRRGTRDPLLWNIAADIVVNGMVEAAKLKLPAGAVREKKWEKLAVEEVYELLEKSATTLLLGEGWRDLLPPGVGEAEALAAHWRAANAQARALMMSTGQGTMPAGWDRELGALEPAQLDWRSYLWRHLVRTPTDFSGFDRRLIHQGLYLETLEGESVRVCVCIDTSGSIGPKQLSQFLGEVVGILRSYPHLVCNLSYADAALYGPYPLTGDTPISELPAPKGGGGTDFRPFFAAVAEAEQNGDSAAVCVYLTDGFGAFPERPSEGPTLWVVNAGGLGAEEFPFGEVARLLLDT; encoded by the coding sequence ATGGACGATAAAGCGCTACAGGACCGGCTCTCGGGGGCGCTCTTGCGCCTGCGTGCTCGGCAGCCGTTCTTTGCGGCGCTGGCGCTCTTTGCCGGCTCCGCCCTCTCCGATGCGGTTCCCACGGCGGCCACCGATGGGCGGCGGATCTTCTGGAACCGGGAGTTTCTGGCGGGACTGAAGAGCGATGAGGTCGATGGTGTCTTGTTGCACGAGGTACTCCACGCCGCGCTCCTGCATGTCACACGTCGTGGCACGCGCGACCCGCTCCTCTGGAATATCGCCGCCGATATCGTGGTCAATGGCATGGTAGAGGCGGCCAAGCTCAAGCTCCCGGCGGGTGCGGTTCGGGAGAAGAAGTGGGAGAAGCTCGCGGTGGAGGAGGTCTACGAGCTCCTTGAAAAGAGTGCAACGACACTCCTGCTCGGGGAGGGGTGGCGCGATCTTCTCCCGCCCGGTGTGGGGGAGGCGGAAGCGCTCGCGGCGCACTGGCGCGCGGCAAACGCACAAGCACGAGCCCTGATGATGTCGACCGGACAGGGGACCATGCCCGCCGGCTGGGACCGGGAGCTGGGCGCACTGGAGCCCGCGCAGCTGGACTGGCGCAGCTACCTCTGGCGGCATCTCGTGCGCACCCCCACCGACTTCTCTGGCTTCGACCGACGCCTGATCCACCAGGGACTGTATCTCGAAACGCTAGAGGGCGAGTCCGTGCGGGTCTGTGTCTGCATCGACACGTCGGGCTCCATCGGCCCCAAGCAGCTCTCACAGTTTCTCGGGGAGGTCGTGGGCATCCTGCGCTCCTACCCCCACCTCGTCTGCAATCTCTCCTACGCCGATGCGGCTCTCTACGGCCCCTACCCACTCACCGGCGACACTCCCATCTCTGAGCTTCCCGCCCCCAAAGGCGGCGGCGGCACGGACTTTCGCCCCTTCTTCGCCGCAGTCGCCGAGGCAGAACAGAACGGGGACAGCGCCGCCGTCTGTGTCTACCTCACCGATGGCTTCGGCGCGTTCCCCGAACGCCCGTCGGAGGGCCCGACTCTCTGGGTGGTCAATGCAGGCGGTCTGGGAGCGGAGGAATTTCCCTTTGGTGAGGTCGCGCGCCTACTTCTGGACACCTGA
- a CDS encoding tetratricopeptide repeat protein produces MFLLLLLIVVAIALVWLGLRALRVQYVIPAAARQLSAKGNTAAAIHLLERGLKLWTPLGERGRFDLRFYYAYLLMETRRYADAEAQCRALVSGPHVASLRTKARLRLADCLDGQDRTTEAQQERATVEADTQSASNADLVLERAALLSKQHQYAQATELYQQVLARAGHFSDTVRAEIEVKLALSAWHAGRYPVALEAAETALGRNALSSTMARIAHNMAGLSLTNLNRWEEALPHKEAALALAREDGNPDRVAEALSGLGNVKLQLGELNEAMALASEALPLSLAGRRTSCLLQAEVLQAWGRYDDALAALESAGRAPGLAIPQLAARTQATLALGRARIFVLKGDGKTALEWLEKTTEAFAGDAKLEAWAQAERLCALALLGAREGYNEALTELEARLAALPDDTTTQKSGHSARAVAAQTRGEFRRAREHWERYLALTPCPLDLRRVWYSIGVAEAALENPTEARAAWQEASAPGIESFWTGLAKKRLTELEQSALKNPA; encoded by the coding sequence ATGTTCCTGCTCCTGTTGCTAATCGTGGTTGCAATCGCCCTAGTGTGGCTGGGGCTTCGGGCGCTTCGCGTGCAGTACGTGATTCCCGCCGCTGCCCGCCAGCTCTCTGCCAAGGGAAATACCGCCGCCGCGATCCACCTCTTGGAGCGGGGACTAAAGCTCTGGACGCCCTTGGGCGAGCGGGGCCGCTTCGACCTGCGCTTTTACTACGCCTATCTCTTGATGGAGACACGACGCTACGCCGACGCCGAGGCGCAGTGCCGGGCACTCGTCTCGGGGCCCCATGTAGCCAGCCTGCGTACCAAGGCACGCCTGCGCCTCGCGGACTGCCTTGACGGCCAAGACAGAACCACCGAAGCGCAACAAGAGCGGGCGACCGTCGAGGCCGACACACAGAGCGCGAGCAACGCGGACCTGGTCCTGGAACGTGCCGCGCTCCTGTCCAAACAGCACCAGTATGCCCAAGCCACAGAGCTCTACCAGCAGGTCCTAGCAAGAGCAGGGCACTTCTCCGACACGGTACGCGCCGAGATTGAGGTCAAGCTAGCCCTCAGTGCGTGGCATGCCGGGCGCTATCCGGTCGCGCTGGAGGCTGCGGAGACGGCGCTTGGGCGCAATGCGCTGAGTTCCACCATGGCCCGTATCGCCCACAACATGGCGGGGCTTTCCCTCACCAACCTCAATCGCTGGGAGGAGGCACTCCCCCACAAAGAGGCCGCCCTCGCACTAGCCCGTGAGGACGGCAACCCGGATCGAGTCGCGGAGGCTCTCTCGGGGCTCGGCAATGTCAAGCTTCAGCTCGGTGAGCTCAATGAGGCAATGGCTCTGGCGAGCGAGGCACTCCCCCTCAGCCTTGCGGGGCGTCGTACGAGCTGTCTCCTCCAAGCCGAGGTACTCCAGGCGTGGGGGCGCTACGACGATGCCTTGGCCGCACTGGAGAGCGCGGGGCGTGCGCCGGGGCTCGCGATTCCCCAGCTCGCGGCACGTACGCAGGCGACTCTGGCGCTGGGCCGGGCGCGGATCTTCGTTTTAAAAGGCGATGGAAAAACCGCGCTGGAGTGGCTGGAGAAAACCACCGAGGCCTTTGCGGGCGACGCGAAGCTGGAGGCATGGGCGCAGGCGGAGCGCCTGTGTGCGCTTGCGCTCCTGGGAGCCCGTGAAGGCTATAACGAGGCCCTCACCGAGCTCGAAGCCCGCCTCGCGGCGCTACCCGACGACACCACGACCCAGAAATCGGGCCACAGCGCGCGTGCCGTCGCAGCTCAGACCCGGGGCGAGTTTCGGAGAGCACGGGAGCACTGGGAGCGCTACCTGGCCCTCACGCCCTGTCCGCTCGATCTGCGGCGTGTCTGGTACAGCATCGGAGTCGCCGAGGCGGCACTCGAAAACCCGACAGAGGCCCGTGCCGCCTGGCAAGAAGCAAGTGCGCCCGGGATCGAGAGCTTCTGGACGGGCCTTGCGAAAAAGCGCCTGACCGAGCTAGAGCAGTCCGCCCTTAAGAACCCTGCCTGA
- a CDS encoding thiol-activated cytolysin family protein encodes MKNYLLASSLAVGLILGASSAVTAQKPPKAQGIPRGTTVVPATVKEPPKSDRLLKDRVMLLANLETTTSLDAFFEALPAWAPREGDAILPPTVRRIAPNLDTPTPQGGDPATSTEKEGNRAYNVTRSRYSLTTNPAAIVSFDPAAEFFWPGSLLQENGLRAGLGSLNKIPNLETKRAPLRVFVVNPSVSNGSRTVAEPSGATVGSAVGELRELLNGRDIPTSSDFKYTRADSVEQSALSLGIDARYMTGYVKSVFSTKSTAREESINGTLILRGYTIAMEPQAPGWRGFFNESFTLDDAHALARMKVIDHKNLPCYIATVTYGTIVAFNMKRTLTEDELKAKVQAGGSIGFASADVSVAAEQLRRDEKTTITFTTIGGPADNVVRAASSTNFNQIIQALLARAPKPSEMAPISYTVRSLKDQALASMMRTTEYVHTEYAPNPAGETYELRLYVKINDSDDGVLDNTVECYGEARLAGQKFWEIPRTKADETKREKNGTIDIGDGGDFGGAVTPHTLDYYYDTKEKLKLDIRIMDRDGGSKDDLLGEWKLEIDPREWAKRGEVVLVGPTHLDGSPVLLKVPGLPVPGFPNGVPTTSPAELHITLVRKGFL; translated from the coding sequence ATGAAAAATTATTTGCTTGCAAGTAGTCTGGCAGTGGGATTGATTTTGGGGGCTAGTAGTGCCGTGACCGCACAGAAGCCGCCCAAGGCCCAAGGCATCCCCCGTGGCACAACGGTGGTTCCTGCGACGGTCAAAGAGCCTCCCAAGTCGGACCGCCTCCTCAAAGACCGGGTCATGCTCCTGGCGAACTTGGAGACCACGACCTCGTTGGATGCGTTCTTCGAGGCGCTCCCTGCCTGGGCACCGCGTGAGGGCGATGCCATTCTGCCGCCCACCGTGCGCCGCATCGCTCCCAACCTCGACACGCCGACACCCCAAGGCGGGGATCCGGCAACCAGCACCGAGAAAGAGGGGAACCGGGCCTACAATGTCACCCGGAGCCGCTACTCGCTCACGACCAATCCCGCCGCTATTGTCAGCTTCGATCCCGCTGCGGAGTTCTTCTGGCCGGGGAGCCTGCTGCAGGAAAACGGGCTACGCGCCGGGCTGGGCTCGCTCAATAAGATTCCGAATCTGGAGACCAAGCGTGCTCCCCTGCGGGTCTTTGTGGTCAATCCCAGTGTCTCCAATGGCAGCCGGACGGTCGCCGAGCCCAGTGGTGCTACCGTGGGAAGCGCAGTCGGCGAGCTCCGGGAGCTACTCAATGGGCGCGATATCCCGACCTCCTCGGACTTTAAGTACACCCGCGCCGACTCCGTGGAGCAGAGTGCGCTGAGCCTGGGAATCGATGCACGGTACATGACGGGCTATGTCAAGAGTGTCTTCTCGACCAAGTCAACGGCGCGGGAGGAGTCGATCAACGGGACCCTGATCCTGCGAGGCTACACGATTGCGATGGAGCCGCAGGCACCGGGCTGGCGCGGGTTCTTCAACGAGAGCTTCACGCTCGACGATGCCCATGCCCTGGCTCGCATGAAGGTGATCGACCATAAAAACCTGCCCTGCTATATCGCGACTGTCACCTACGGAACCATTGTGGCCTTCAACATGAAGCGGACGCTCACCGAAGACGAGCTGAAGGCCAAGGTGCAAGCCGGGGGGAGCATTGGCTTTGCCAGCGCCGATGTGAGTGTCGCCGCGGAGCAGCTCCGCCGCGACGAGAAGACCACGATTACGTTCACGACTATCGGAGGGCCAGCGGATAACGTGGTCCGGGCGGCGTCTTCGACAAACTTCAACCAGATCATCCAGGCGCTACTGGCCCGAGCCCCGAAGCCCTCCGAGATGGCCCCGATCTCCTACACCGTGCGCTCTCTCAAGGACCAGGCGCTGGCGAGCATGATGCGCACCACGGAGTATGTCCACACCGAGTACGCTCCCAATCCCGCGGGCGAGACCTACGAGCTGCGGCTCTATGTCAAGATCAACGACTCCGATGACGGCGTCCTGGACAATACCGTGGAGTGCTACGGCGAGGCGCGGCTTGCCGGGCAGAAGTTCTGGGAGATTCCCCGGACGAAGGCCGACGAGACCAAGCGCGAAAAAAACGGCACGATCGATATCGGCGATGGCGGCGACTTCGGGGGGGCGGTCACCCCGCACACGCTGGACTACTACTACGACACCAAGGAGAAGCTCAAGCTCGATATCCGCATCATGGACCGGGATGGTGGGAGCAAGGACGATCTTCTAGGGGAGTGGAAGCTGGAGATCGATCCCCGCGAGTGGGCAAAGCGGGGCGAGGTAGTCCTGGTGGGGCCGACCCACCTCGACGGTAGCCCCGTACTCCTCAAGGTTCCCGGCCTGCCTGTTCCTGGGTTTCCCAATGGCGTGCCGACAACATCGCCGGCAGAGCTACACATCACACTCGTTCGGAAAGGATTTCTCTAA
- a CDS encoding ATP-binding protein, translated as MTPRELRTYLDRLVAERLFLSVMLWGPPGVGKSSIVAQVAASHGLDFVDVRLSQLAPTDLRGLPVPDHESRVSRWFAPEFLPQTTGRGGILFLDELNMSPPTMQGIAQQLILDRKVGSYTVPDGWFIWAAGNRKEDRAAVFEMPAPLANRFLHLSVGPDMDSFKAWALERGLTEEVIAFLAFRPSLLHKPDPQQPAWPSPRSWELAGKLLAARLDIAPAVGEGAAAELDAYKKVYQELPSLEAILSGKGSKLPYPDEPSVRYAVAIGLTARAKTPEQALHGFLWLVERAPAEWVQLFISDLLRLWRAQGRMGELAELFATEPRLKNLAAEYLQLMGK; from the coding sequence ATGACACCACGCGAGCTTCGTACCTATCTGGACCGCTTAGTTGCCGAGCGGCTCTTTCTCTCCGTGATGCTCTGGGGGCCGCCCGGAGTCGGGAAATCGTCGATCGTGGCCCAGGTGGCCGCGAGCCACGGGCTGGACTTTGTGGATGTTCGCCTCTCCCAGCTCGCGCCGACGGACCTGCGCGGCTTGCCCGTCCCTGACCACGAGAGCCGCGTCTCGCGGTGGTTTGCGCCCGAGTTTCTGCCCCAGACCACCGGGCGGGGCGGGATTCTCTTTTTGGACGAGCTCAACATGTCTCCCCCGACCATGCAGGGGATCGCGCAGCAGCTGATTCTGGACCGCAAGGTGGGTAGCTACACGGTCCCCGACGGCTGGTTTATCTGGGCGGCGGGCAACCGCAAGGAAGACCGTGCGGCGGTCTTTGAGATGCCCGCGCCGCTCGCCAACCGCTTTCTGCACCTCTCGGTCGGGCCGGACATGGACAGCTTTAAGGCATGGGCACTCGAGCGCGGCCTGACCGAGGAGGTGATCGCCTTTCTCGCCTTTCGCCCCAGCCTGCTCCACAAGCCCGATCCCCAGCAGCCCGCGTGGCCATCGCCGCGCTCCTGGGAGCTGGCGGGAAAGCTGCTTGCGGCGCGGCTCGATATCGCACCCGCAGTGGGCGAGGGCGCGGCGGCGGAGCTCGATGCCTACAAGAAGGTCTACCAGGAACTCCCGAGTCTGGAGGCAATCCTGAGTGGCAAGGGGAGCAAGCTGCCCTACCCCGACGAGCCCAGTGTGCGCTATGCGGTCGCCATTGGCCTCACGGCGCGGGCAAAGACTCCGGAGCAGGCCCTCCACGGCTTTCTCTGGCTCGTGGAGCGCGCGCCCGCCGAGTGGGTCCAGCTCTTTATCAGCGACCTACTACGGCTCTGGCGTGCCCAAGGCCGCATGGGCGAGCTCGCCGAGCTCTTCGCCACCGAGCCTCGTCTCAAGAACCTCGCCGCAGAGTACCTGCAGCTCATGGGGAAATAG
- a CDS encoding DsbA family protein, whose translation MNLDEKTQAWHADARLSPAVRTRLSQRPPEAPRRPVPLVVRYSLAAVVGIGLGVGFVNRHRLGTTTTSRITEQQSADLPRDFKAIQALLTPVTAPKDARYDVILFTDFECPSCKVAHSQVRKLPQIRLSICPFPLVTIHPDAFRFAWIMELAIAQGRFSSTADAFERDFDTLKTLSDADICKRLKLNMTNYNEEHMAAFRRVQTQWDGAKAHGIKQTPTFWVRDLQTGDVREATGIKNFQALVSGVQK comes from the coding sequence ATGAACCTTGATGAGAAAACCCAAGCCTGGCACGCCGATGCCCGGCTCAGCCCTGCCGTGCGCACTCGCCTGAGCCAGCGTCCCCCAGAGGCACCCCGACGTCCGGTTCCCTTGGTGGTGCGCTACAGCCTCGCCGCCGTCGTTGGCATTGGGCTGGGCGTGGGCTTTGTCAACAGACATCGCCTTGGCACTACCACCACGAGCCGCATCACGGAGCAACAGAGCGCGGACTTGCCGCGTGACTTCAAGGCGATCCAAGCGCTCCTGACGCCCGTCACTGCCCCAAAGGACGCCCGCTACGACGTGATTCTGTTCACCGATTTTGAGTGTCCGTCGTGCAAGGTGGCCCATTCCCAGGTGCGTAAGCTCCCGCAGATTCGGCTGAGCATTTGCCCTTTTCCCCTCGTGACTATACACCCTGATGCGTTTCGGTTTGCTTGGATTATGGAGCTGGCGATCGCTCAAGGACGCTTTTCTTCGACTGCTGATGCCTTCGAGCGGGATTTCGACACACTCAAGACTCTCAGCGATGCGGATATCTGCAAGCGCCTCAAGCTCAACATGACGAACTACAACGAGGAGCACATGGCTGCCTTTCGACGTGTTCAGACCCAGTGGGATGGCGCAAAAGCCCATGGCATCAAGCAGACCCCGACCTTCTGGGTGCGCGATCTCCAGACCGGCGACGTGCGCGAGGCCACGGGCATTAAAAACTTCCAAGCGCTCGTCTCAGGTGTCCAGAAGTAG
- a CDS encoding RNA polymerase sigma factor, whose protein sequence is MRSDPRLCREPLSRGRASLLTSPRSSNRSLTRRVEKFAPGTQQTGGKTELTGVDKNWEHWLDNHGDRVFRLSLRLCAGCYADAEDLAQEALIAAFQSRPRFAGRAKVSTFLHAVTVNCWRKRLRAAPPQALPLLETDSAPGNAIAAHLTRLSLDAAVAQLTELQRAAFVLVKAEGLTHKEAAALLGVPQGTVQSRVHDATLRLRELLSEEDFR, encoded by the coding sequence GTGCGGAGCGACCCGCGTCTCTGCCGCGAACCTTTGTCTCGTGGTCGAGCGAGCTTGCTGACTTCGCCACGGAGCTCGAACAGGTCTTTGACACGCCGCGTTGAAAAATTTGCTCCGGGCACCCAACAAACGGGTGGGAAAACGGAACTAACAGGCGTGGATAAGAACTGGGAGCACTGGCTTGACAATCACGGGGACCGGGTTTTTCGGTTGAGCTTGCGACTTTGTGCGGGCTGCTACGCCGATGCGGAGGACCTGGCGCAAGAGGCGCTGATCGCGGCGTTTCAGAGCCGGCCACGGTTTGCAGGACGGGCGAAGGTGTCGACATTTCTCCATGCGGTGACGGTCAACTGCTGGCGCAAGCGGCTCCGTGCTGCCCCACCGCAGGCACTCCCGCTTCTTGAGACCGACTCTGCTCCCGGCAATGCGATCGCGGCGCACCTCACGCGTCTCAGCCTGGACGCCGCAGTCGCGCAGCTTACCGAGCTACAGCGGGCGGCGTTTGTGCTGGTAAAGGCCGAGGGGCTCACCCATAAAGAGGCCGCCGCGCTCTTGGGCGTGCCGCAAGGAACCGTCCAGAGCCGCGTCCACGATGCCACCCTGCGCCTGCGCGAGCTTCTGTCTGAGGAGGACTTCCGATGA
- a CDS encoding tetratricopeptide repeat protein yields the protein MSLTLRFLGPPQLQRAVQPLPLPRTRKALALLALLALHAGRSVDRKYLAEVLWPESDPATGATNLRQALAILRRSLGEDAEAVIAEGKQALRLELGPLFCDVAALDNALQRRDTDATKALYTGPFLEGFTDDWVLVEREKREAAVRALLTPTSSARLPAFLTPFLGRTQERSRLTELLQREGIRLVSVLGMGGLGKTRLALAVATKFPEATFVDLSLLPAATGTARLWQALAEALELETLTEKAVCESLQGRSTLLLLDNAEHLSETTARVLQALLSRCHQARALVTSREPLQLPGEVLFRLQPLSDDDALALFTQRAGLSQPGVELPEAALRSLCQKLEGLPLALELAAARLRVMQIEELEARLIDRFRLLRSDQRRVDRHQTLQATVDGSWEQLSADEKRTLAALSVLVGSWPRSLAQAVAFAPGTDELEVLETLTRLVDKSWLRVTSGSYSLLETLREFLAPHQLPSDRQRLVQFAQTCIPYRYDNEIQSTWLQRLALHRDNLRVALTVANDETAAELAVELGDAFVIQGRTEEGIALYEDLLARLAPQHPQQASLLYFLALLEQARDNPTRAGALLDQARELCERAGDTRLLIRILGNLGVNARLQQDFLRARELFRKTLALLQTSQQGTPSATLIRLGIIEHDLGNLAAARDYLQQAVGLNRHHSNEIGLGVALSKLGYVERDLGEHASAITLWREALSLHRAVGYRQEQGNIALALSRLLDDPQEIATLRTEAHDAFTAIQDQEGLTRLNGT from the coding sequence GTGTCGCTGACGCTTCGTTTCCTTGGCCCACCGCAGCTCCAGCGCGCTGTCCAGCCCCTCCCCCTTCCTCGCACGCGCAAGGCGCTGGCGCTCCTGGCCTTGCTGGCGCTCCATGCCGGACGAAGCGTGGACAGAAAGTACCTCGCGGAGGTGCTCTGGCCGGAGAGCGACCCTGCCACGGGCGCAACCAACCTTCGGCAGGCGCTTGCGATCCTGCGCCGGAGCTTGGGAGAGGACGCCGAGGCGGTGATCGCGGAGGGGAAGCAGGCGCTTCGTCTGGAGCTTGGCCCCCTCTTCTGCGATGTCGCCGCGCTAGACAATGCTCTTCAGCGCCGCGACACCGACGCGACCAAGGCTCTCTACACCGGTCCATTTCTGGAGGGCTTCACCGACGACTGGGTGCTTGTCGAGCGGGAAAAACGTGAGGCGGCGGTTCGGGCGCTTCTCACCCCCACAAGCTCAGCCCGGCTCCCCGCCTTTCTGACACCGTTCTTGGGCCGCACCCAAGAGCGCTCGCGGCTTACGGAGCTCCTCCAGCGCGAGGGAATCCGACTCGTGAGCGTGCTGGGAATGGGCGGCCTCGGCAAGACACGGCTCGCGCTAGCGGTCGCCACCAAGTTTCCCGAGGCGACCTTTGTGGATCTCTCCCTACTACCTGCCGCTACGGGCACCGCTCGGCTCTGGCAGGCGCTCGCCGAGGCCCTGGAGCTCGAGACACTGACGGAGAAAGCGGTCTGTGAGTCTCTTCAGGGACGCTCGACGCTCCTGCTCTTGGACAATGCGGAGCATCTCTCCGAGACCACCGCACGGGTGCTCCAGGCTCTCCTGAGCCGCTGCCACCAGGCCCGTGCTCTGGTCACGAGCCGCGAGCCGCTCCAGCTTCCGGGGGAGGTGCTCTTCCGCCTCCAGCCGCTCAGCGACGATGACGCGCTGGCGCTCTTCACGCAGCGGGCGGGGCTCTCCCAGCCGGGAGTCGAGCTCCCCGAAGCCGCGCTACGGAGCCTCTGCCAGAAGCTGGAGGGGCTACCTCTCGCGCTGGAGCTGGCGGCGGCGCGGCTCCGGGTGATGCAGATCGAGGAGCTGGAGGCGCGCCTGATAGACCGCTTTCGCCTGCTGCGCTCCGATCAGCGACGTGTGGACCGCCACCAGACCCTCCAGGCCACGGTCGATGGTTCCTGGGAGCAGCTCAGCGCCGACGAGAAGCGCACTCTGGCTGCGCTCTCGGTGCTCGTGGGGAGCTGGCCGCGGAGCCTCGCCCAAGCCGTGGCCTTTGCGCCGGGCACCGATGAGCTTGAGGTTCTTGAGACCCTGACACGCTTGGTGGATAAGTCCTGGCTCCGGGTTACCTCGGGGAGCTATAGCCTACTAGAGACCCTTCGTGAGTTCCTCGCCCCCCACCAGCTCCCCAGCGACCGCCAGCGTCTTGTGCAGTTTGCCCAAACCTGCATCCCCTACCGATACGACAACGAAATCCAGAGCACCTGGCTCCAGCGCCTCGCGCTCCACCGAGACAACCTGCGAGTGGCGCTCACCGTCGCCAATGACGAAACCGCGGCGGAGCTTGCCGTGGAGCTGGGCGATGCCTTTGTGATCCAAGGACGCACGGAGGAGGGAATCGCTCTCTACGAAGACCTCCTAGCTCGACTTGCTCCACAGCACCCCCAGCAGGCGAGCCTGCTCTACTTCTTAGCCTTGCTGGAACAAGCCCGTGACAATCCCACCCGTGCCGGTGCCCTCCTCGACCAAGCACGAGAGCTCTGTGAGCGAGCAGGAGACACGCGCCTGCTGATCCGCATCTTGGGCAACCTCGGAGTGAACGCCCGCCTCCAGCAGGACTTTCTCCGCGCCCGCGAGCTCTTCCGCAAGACCCTGGCGCTCCTTCAAACCTCGCAGCAAGGCACCCCCTCGGCGACCCTAATTCGCCTGGGTATCATCGAGCACGATCTCGGCAACCTCGCCGCCGCCCGCGACTATCTCCAGCAAGCCGTGGGCCTCAACCGCCACCACAGTAACGAGATTGGTCTGGGAGTTGCCCTCAGCAAGCTGGGCTACGTGGAGCGTGATCTTGGCGAGCACGCCAGCGCCATCACCCTCTGGCGCGAGGCTCTCTCCCTCCATAGGGCGGTTGGCTATCGGCAAGAGCAAGGCAATATCGCCCTCGCCCTCAGCCGCCTGCTCGACGATCCCCAAGAAATCGCCACCCTCCGCACCGAGGCCCACGACGCCTTCACCGCTATCCAGGACCAGGAAGGTTTGACGCGCCTCAACGGGACCTAG